Within Lagopus muta isolate bLagMut1 chromosome 1, bLagMut1 primary, whole genome shotgun sequence, the genomic segment ACCTTTTCAAACCCAAGGTTCTAAAGTTAAGCTCTTAAATCCTACTTTGACTGGATTGACTTTCCAAATCTGTAAGTAAGTGTTACAGGTGCTAGGCTTTGCACAGTAGGTTCCCTGAGCCCAGGCACTTGGGATATAGAGAGAAGACAGGATCTCTGTGATTGGGTGAGAAAAATTGAAAGGTATTTGTATAATCATAATGAACTATCATAGATTTTAAGAGTTTTATTGTAGTTAACTATTGTTTAAAAGTAGTTATATTGTTGCTAGAACAGACTAAATTATCTGTAGCTAGAATATCTTGATTTAAGTGATCCATACCCTGTGATGGTAAAGGACTTCAGGGCAGTGAGTGGACTGGGAGGACAGTGAGAGCTAATGGAGAGAACGCTGGACCCTGCCTCTGCAGTTCTGGATTCTCCCCCTGGTTGTCAATGACCATTTTGGTGACTGTGATCACTATGTCTTGATCTCTTGTCAATGAAATACAAAGTGCTAATGCCTTTCTATATCTTGATTATAAAGTGTTTCAGAAACTTACTGccaaaaatactattttagaGGTAGAGATTATCATTATAACcagctttaaaaaatactattttagaAGTAGGTTTTATCATTATAATAACCCAGcctattttgtatttgtaatcGTTCTGGTTAGTAAGAttacaaagaggaagaaaacataagCTTATGTTTTCTCACTGCTACTGTATTAGAACAGtgtaagaaaatacataaatatagaatataaaacaaagaagcaagATTCACAAGAAGCAGATTCTATATAGCACATTTTTCTCTAGAATTACATGATGAATGAACAGAGTAGCTGAACCTACACTCAAATTAGAGCTCTAACTAAGTAAAGTCATGGACTTTGACACTGTTAGCCAAAAGTgtgatttctctctcttttttcttttccaaacagaTGAAATGTGCCAGCCAGAATAATGATGGAAATGTCGGTTTGTTGACTTACCCTGTTCTTCAAGCAGCAGATATTTTGCTGTACAAGTAAGAGGCAGAATGTGAGCCCGTGGGCAATGTCTATTCAGCCGCCTTAAAGTGAATATTCATCAGGTCAACATGCCAACTTACTAAGTGGGGGAGCTGGGCGtgattaaataagaaaattggAAATGGATGACAGCTTTTTACCTTTCCAGTGGCTGGTTGAAATCTAGCCTGGGTTAAAAGCAACTCACATGGCTGTAAACAGAAAAAGGAGGTCACCTCAGAGCAACTCTCAGAGAATTACAGCACACTGATTTTAATGATATATCTTGCATGTGGGTAAACATTTGTACctaagttgttttgttttttttaatgaagtataCTTTATTTCATGCAGTATTACTGTAGAGATTCTTGAGCTGGCTGTATACACCCCAGCTGATAGATCTTGTAGCGTACCCTGTTGTATTTCATGATACATTTTAGACTGCCTCAATAAGTGTCAGAGGCAGTGTACTGTGTATGagttatttttatattccaAGTGTATGTACTTGGTGGAattttttgaaatgaagttGTGAATGCTTGTTGGGACACCAGAGTAACACAGATCAAGATTTGCAAGTTGTTAACCCCCCAAAGATGTATCTAATCCTCAGTGCTCATTAGTAGGAGAGGACAGTAATGTAGGAAGACTAGTACATGATACTTCTAATTTATGTGaattttatctaaaaataatagataaaaaaataagcaagcaaaaGGAAGAGTCTGAACATCAAAATGATCTTTTGAATGGCAAGGCTTATTTGATTATAAAGCGGTATTTTAAGTAGACAACTTTATTGGAAATTACCCTGCTTTGGGTGATTGGATTCAACCCTGTATGTCTCTTCTGTCTCTAATAAGATCATTTGATTCAGCCTTCTTTAGTGAAGCCTGTGGTTTGTTTGCTACTATGTGTATTAACAGCAGGTTGTCCAAACAGAGCACAAAACAAGgaagtgaaagagaaacaatATCTCTTTGAAGAAATTTCACATAGTATCTTTAATAAGAAGTGTTTAAATGTAAAAACATAATATAGGGAACAGGAATCAGGGAGAAATGGAAACACAGGAAGGGAAGAGTGGTCACAAAGAAGAATtaagagcaggaggaggggaaaacaGTAAGAATTCAGATGAACCAAGGatcaaagaaaaaggaaaatgggcAGAAGGTAAATATGTgacagaaaggaacaaaaatagcaacaggacagaaatatttttaaaaaaagcagcagagacatttataaaaacaatatgttttctgtttagtGGCAAACTTTGTGAATGTGGAACCATTTTGTCatatggaaacatttcttttgaccCGCTTAAAGTATATTGATTATGGtaccttattttctttctgttagcTGTAGACCACTGTGATTTCCTATTGGCTACTGTAACTTTTTAGGTTGCCTTGCTGACTATTTGATGGGGGATAAAGGTGGACAAATTGATTTCTGGAGGTCTACCCAATAATTTAGAGTTCAAAGGAAGAAGTACCATGTTGACCAAAAATTTTCTGGGAACATAAAAGATGCACAGTGAAGTTCTTTACTCTGGAACGTGTCCAAGATTCAGAGCTGAATACCCTGCAAGctttaggaaggaaaaatctgCTTGGAGGGAGGGGAGAGTAATCAAAAGCTGGCAAAACTTCAAGTCAGCTTAATCTAAAAGAATCATATATTTTTAGCAAGTATGATTAAGTGTGGGAAAGAATCACCAGGGGAAGCAATGGAATCTTCACCTCCTCATGTCCTCAGATGCAGATTGTATTTTCCTCCAGAACTGTATTCGTACTGTAGAGCTTAGTACAGAAGATCAAATGATCCTTTGATCCTAACAATCCTAGTCTAGGAAAGATAGTACTCGTGGGTAGAAACACTGGCCCACATTATATTTATGCAATTGTGAACCATGAGAAAGAGCCACTCTCTTCTTCCGTTGGTAAGTCCACAATACTAACTTCTCAACAATAGTTACATCTTGCTGGGACATGACAAGGCAAGTTAGGACGTTGTGCCTGGCAGATCTTATTTGCTTTGTTCACAAAATCTAACACAAACTCTTTGATCTCTAAGGAGACAGCAGGAGATAGGACCAAAACCTTTCTTTGAGCTGAGTTTAATTATTTGCTCTTATTGATATCTTTACCAGGCATGTTTTtgagaaaagttatttttaccCTTGGAGATATGCTTCAGTTCACCACAAAAAAGCAGATTCGTACTGGGATGAGTATGAGCAATCAGTTAAGGATCTTGTTCACACAGCACCTCTACCTAGCTGGCTGAGTATTCGGCTCATTCTGGCCCTTAGTAATGGCAGAGTAACGTTTCAGCAGGACCAGAGAGCTTTGCTGAGTTTCCTGTATCTGTCTTTTATTAAAAGGTCGACACATGTTCCCGTTGGAGAAGATCAAGTCCTGCACCTGGAACTAGCCCAAGATATAGCACAACATTTTAACAAGAAATATGGAGAATTCTTTCCTGTGCCTAAAGCCATTTTGAGTAAGCcaatctttgtgtttttttgtagtttatttttttttccctaaattgcacttcaagtccgaagataaatttaaatattgtgGAAATAATTTCCAGGActaggaaaagagaagactgatTCTAAAAGAGTAGAAAACGAAAAAGTGACAAGAAACAAGAGACTGTGAAATTGTACTCCCAAAATGGACATAAGGCATTACAAATTCCTGGTGGAGACATGTATGCAGCATCTATTATTCTAGTCTAGGGGGACAGTTATGCTCTGATCTGTCAGTCAGTCCTGCTGTTCAAGTTCTAGAGCTTTTAGGGAGGGACTCTCTTCCACGTTGCTAGTTCAGGAGGTGTATAAGGAGCAAGTCAAAAGACCTCCAGCAAGCAGAATTCTGCACTGTCTGAGTAGTAATTTATATTAAGTGTACTAAATAGCATGTTTATTTATTGCTGCAGTGCATGAAAATCTTTTAATTGTGTTAAATTCATACTTGTGTATTTCACTAGGGCTCTCTTACAGACCTCAGGCTTTCCATTTTTTACCTTAGACTCAGCAAAACTTATAAGTAAAATCTTCTCAGCAATTTTTGAGCTACAAGGTCATAGGCCGGGGGGTGACGGAGAGTCAGATAGCACAAATGGTGTGTTTGTTAAGAAACGTGAAAAATTGGGCAAGGAAGAAGCATTGCATCTTTGTTGTAAGTAATGTAGAGGAATGCACAGCAGAGACCTTCGGCCCCAAAAGGGCAAGGAGCACTCACCTTAGAAAAGACAGACAGTAATAAACCTTTCTCAGTTTTCAAGCCTCTGTGACAAAAATGGTGTTAGATCCAGTTAGACCCAAAGTGGGGCTTATAAAATACTGAGTTTTGCAAGCTCTGCAGTTTCTACTGAACAGCTAAATAGTAAATACTGTAAAGAGGAGATGAATGTAGTCTGTGCTACTGGTGAGGCTGtttaccagaaaataaaaagctcaaaCTGCAAAAAGAACTTTTCACTTTCCTCATGAGAAGCATAAGTGAGCAAGTATGTACTAACCAAAGAACTGTCCTGGATAAATGGAGTGGTTAGGAAGCTATTCAGACTCACTAGCTATAGACAGCTACATTGCCTGGGCTACTTCAAATTTACAGGGAGGTGATAGACTCCTCCAAAAGGTGCATCAGAACAGATCCCCTTCTAGGGTCATCTGAATTATTCTTTAAGTAGATACATGATGAGTCAATGAAGAGTATGTGGTGAATTTAGTTGAATTTATTAGATGTCAAAAAACATTTAGCATAAGTACTTTCAGAGGTACTTCTGTGTACCTCAGGAATCATGTTTCTTAGTGAAAGATTGAAACAGTTTAGGCTGATTCTGTTaaataaaagactttttaatATTCCCTTAATgtcattatttaattttgtgTATCTTAGGAATTTGTACAATCCCTACACTTGTTTAATCTATACTGTGCCTTCCCTGTAATGAAGCTGATTATTGTTTGGTTAGGGAAAACTAGTGTGTTTATTGATATTTGGGAGAATTGACAAGAAATTTTGGGTGATAAAGCTTCCTACCTAAAATAAGGTAATTACCTCCTCTAGACTTCTTTTTATCAATTAATTTAACCTGTTTCCCTACTGTTAGGGAGTCTTTCATTAATGTTCATTCCGTGCTCTCAAGATAACTAATTCCTGTGTCCTCACAGAAGTTTCCATGTAGAGcggaggaaaaaatgaagtaagtTTTGATTTAATTAGGGgaggagaaaaattatttacaaagaTAGGGAAGGCAAATAGGAGGGTTACAACTCCTTTTTAAGCAGTGACAGAAAGGTCTGTCATTTTGCTACCAAACCTTCTTAGCAATTGTCATAATAAACAATTGTGTATACATGTGCATAattaatacttcttttttttttaaggtccaacaaagaaaataaaatccctcAGAGATCCAACAGTGAAGATGTCTAAGTCAGACCCACAGAAGCTAGCTACTATTAACATAGCAGACAGCCCTGAGGAGATAGTGCTGAAATTCCGAAAGGCCGTGACTGACTTTACCTCTGAGGTGACTTATGACCCATCCAGTCGCCCTGGTGTCTCCAACCTGGTGTCCATTCACTCTGCAGTAACTGGACTTAGCATAGAAGAAGTGCTGCACCAAGCTGCTGGTCTTGACACTGCTCACTACAAAATGGTGGTAGCAGAGTCAGTTATTCAAAAATTTACACCTATCAGGAATGAAATCAAGAAACTCCAGGAAGACAAAACCTATCTGATAAAGATTTTAGAGGCTGGAGCAGAGAAAGCCAAAGAACTGGCTACCCCCATCTATCAAGAAGTAAGAAGACTGGTGGGATTTCAGTAGAAACTGGCAAGCAGTTGCAAGGACTTCAGTCATTTGCTCCTGGGACAGCTATTTTGTTTGAAACAAACAGTTTGAaacaataactttttttttttcctctaaaaaatCCAAGTAGAATAGCTAAGCTGTTTACATCAAAAACATGTATGAAACCAGTTCCTTCCAGTGGGACCAGCTCTGAACTTGTCAGGATGGTCAGAGGACGAGGGTGCAGGCAATCACAGTTACAAAGAAATTACACAAAACCAGGATACAAGGTTACTCAGAGGGGGATTTGCGTTTTTCCTCCAACCACTACAAGAAGCTGAGGTATAGGCAAGATGGTTTTAATCCAGCTGAAGGAGTTGTAATCTTCTCAAGAACACCCTTAGCTGTTTATGTGATTTTGTTAGAGCTGGATAAGTCATGGTTATTCAGCTTTGATACCATAATGGTCTGCTTTTGGATAACCAGACAGCACAGAGTTACAAATCAGAATGATGGGGGCTTCGGTGATGAAGAGAGAACTTACTGCTTCTCCCTGTCCTGTCTTCAAACTCAGTGTAATTCTGTATCTACATCTAGTTTGTGTGAGGTTAGTCAGATACTGATATCCATACAGTAGAAATCACTGTGGCTGCTAATGCTAGATGGCCTCTTTGATAGTCTCTCCAAAGAATGCAGAGCAAATGTGAATTTCActtctgccagcactgcctgatCAATTCTGAAGTTCTTTGTCAGGCTTCACACAGGCTTCAACTCATCCTTTTCCACCTTCTTTTTGGTATAGCAGGGAGCCCTGAAATTTTCAGTTCAGCATCAAGTCTAGGATTGCTTTAGGAAAGGTTCAGGGAGAAAAGATGTGTGAAAGAGATCCTATGCTGATCTGTGAGAGAACTTTCTATATAATTTacaaaattaatcatttaaaaattatgctCAGGTCATAGCCAGGACTAGAGTAAAATAATTTAtcaaaatggaattaaatagATTTTTGTGAAATCTCACTGCTAAACCTCACCTTCCTGGGTGTCCGCAATAGTAACTTGAAAGGCAATCAAAAAATCATGTGGTTGATTGTCCTTACATGTTGAAGAAGTTGCCTACTGCCTGCGTTACAGCCACctccataagaaaaaaaaaagttgttattGTCATTGGTGACTGGGAAAAGAGGTCCCAGTACAATGACTAGACCCACCTGTATTAAAGATGTTAAAAGAAAACTTCCTAACCTAGTGCAGCCCCCAGATAACTACCCATTGTTGGTTTTTGATGTAAGCAACAATGAAGCTGTGATGAGACCAGGAGAGTCATCATGGGCAATCAAAAGGGTCTGTAGATTCTTGGGACAATCTGTTAAAGGTTTGGGAGTGCTGATAgtgtttttctttatccttCCAGGTGCTTAGAATATCAGAAGAAATATCCAGGCAGAGCTTATCAATATATGGCTCTTAGGCTGGTGTCACTGGCAAAATTTTGGATGTTTTGATCACAGTGTGGTCAGTGCAACACCAGGCCTGCTGGCACATGACAGGATGCACCTTTCTCAGagagggaaaatgtttttttgtttttttgttttttttttttcctgggctTACTGAAAGAACTTTTAACTAGACTTGAAGATGAAAAGAGATTAAACAAGGCTTGCCAGTGATAAGCTGTGAGATGACATACCAGAGTTTGAAGAATCATGTGCTAGTGAGGTCCTTCAGTCTTCTCCACAAGGTGCTGGGTACACTAGAGCACATTTGaaatttttctgtgttaatgCATACAGCATGAGGAATAAGCAGGAGGAACTAGAAGCCCTGGCTTTGTTCCAGACTTACAACATTGTTGGTGTAAGCAAGACTTGGTGAGAAGAGTCCTGTGACTGATGTATCATGTTGAACAGTTATAGGCTTTTCGTGAGGGACAAGCAGGGCAAGAGAGGCAGTGTGTGGCACTGTATGTAATGGAATAGCTTGGTTGTATCAAGTTCACAATTGGCAATTACATGATTGAGACCCTCTGGCTACGTATTACAGAACAAGCGGGCAAGTAGATATCATTGTGGTAGTCTGGACAACAACACTAATTAATTATTATGTAAAGAATGAAGGGATATTCCTAGATCAGCCACCCTTGTTCTAATGGGTGACGTCAATTTTTTAGGTGTTACCTGAGAGTACCACACAGTTGATACAAACAGGTCCATAAAATCCCTGAAACACTTTGACACTGGAAACAAGGTCAGGTGACATCGGGGTACTACAGAGGTGCTATTCACCACTGTCGAGAGAAAATTTGTACAGCAAAAGCTTATTTAGGGTTGAAGTTGGCCAGTACTGTGGGGAACAAAAATAGTACTATGGGGGACAACAAAAAGGACTTTTTTTACGTATGTTTTCAGCAAAAGAAGGACCAGAGATAACACTGATTAGTTACTTGGTGAGGATGGTCGCTTCATAAATAGGGATGTAGATAGTCAACACAGAGACATTTAATGCCTTCTTCATATCTGTCTTTAATGGTGATGATGGGTCCTGACTAGAGACGTGAGTTGAAGGACTATGATTGTGGTAACGATAAACACCCAACCAGCTCTAATGTTATGCCAGGtttgctgctccagctggatgTATTACATGTCTACTGGGCCTGATGGGGTTCATCCCAGGGTATTCAAAGAGCTAGTTAATATCATCTTGAGACCTCTCTCAACTATTTTTCAGTGATGGTGGGAATCTAATGAGATCCAGTCTGGAAGGTAACAAATGTTGTTCCAGTTTTCCAGAAGGACAAGAAATACCCTGGTAATTATAGATCTTTCACTTCAATGCAAAATAGTAAGGAAGATTATTCTGGGAGTTACTGAAAACTACCTGGAAGTCAGTGTAGTTATTAGTTGCattcacaaggaaaaaagtCTTCTTAGGACTAGTTTACCTACTTAGCTGAACAAGGGAAGCCAGTCgatctttctgaatttcagcaaagcttttgatactgtttctcacagcatccttctgaggAAAATGTCCAGAATACTTATAGACAAATGAATAATAGTATGGCTGAACAGTTGGCTGACAATTGGGACTCGGAGGGTTATAGTAAATAGAGTTACATCAGGCTGGTGAGGGTCCATAGGCTCCACTTGAGGGCCAgttctcttcagtgttttcagaaatgacttGGATACAGGACTTGAAGCTATGCTAAGTGAATTTGCAAACAGTAATAAATTAGGAGAACCTGCTGACTCCCTTGATGGtagaggccttgcagagagatgCTGACAAATTGGAGGGCTATGCAATCACCAACCATGTGAAGCTTAACTAGAGCAAGTGGTGGATTCTGCACCTGAGATGAGCAAATATGTCTGTATGTACAGATGGGGCGATGACATGCTGAAGAGCAGCCTCACAGAAAGAGATCTGTAGGTTCTGGTTGATGGCAAGTTGaatctgagccagcagtgtgccctggcagcctgaAGGGCCAACTGTACCCTGCGGtgcatcaggcccagcactgccagccgGGCAggggaagtgattgtcccagtctgtgctgtgtggtCTCACCTCAAGCACTGAGTGCAGCTTTGGTTACCCAAcataagaaggacataaaattATTAGAAAGCATCCAAAGGAAGGCTACAAAGGTGGTTCAttcagcgcagagcagaggagctgaggggaggcctgatggcggctgcagctcctcacagggagcggaggggcagcgctgagctctgctgtgtgtgacagcgacagaGCCTGAGGGAACAGCGTGGAGatgtcaggggagggcagctgggggtcagggtcagggtctgcaccacagggcgctgggcatggaacagcctgcccagtgGGCACAGCACCAAGCTGACAGAGTTCAAGGAATATTTGGACAATGCTTTCAGGCACTGGAATTGAATTTTGAGTGGTCCCTCGGAGCCaagagttggacttgatgatctttgaggatctcttccaactcaggatactctatgattctatgataaaatgtaatgaaagcctTACTTGTCCTGTGCTAGCATATTAAATGATGCTATGTTTAAACTT encodes:
- the WARS2 gene encoding tryptophan--tRNA ligase, mitochondrial isoform X1; its protein translation is MRTPHEHHTRTHAPTFPHFRPDSPPPLPAFAMATPGGVIRALHRGTLAQNVVMDRIFSGIQPTGTPHLGNYLGAIQNWVNLQEKYSSVLYSIMDLHSLTMPKEPAVLRQNVLDTTAAILACGIDPRKCFLFRQSLVPEHTELAWILGCLTNVPRLLRLPQWKMKCASQNNDGNVGLLTYPVLQAADILLYKSTHVPVGEDQVLHLELAQDIAQHFNKKYGEFFPVPKAILSPTKKIKSLRDPTVKMSKSDPQKLATINIADSPEEIVLKFRKAVTDFTSEVTYDPSSRPGVSNLVSIHSAVTGLSIEEVLHQAAGLDTAHYKMVVAESVIQKFTPIRNEIKKLQEDKTYLIKILEAGAEKAKELATPIYQEVRRLVGFQ
- the WARS2 gene encoding tryptophan--tRNA ligase, mitochondrial isoform X2; translation: MDRIFSGIQPTGTPHLGNYLGAIQNWVNLQEKYSSVLYSIMDLHSLTMPKEPAVLRQNVLDTTAAILACGIDPRKCFLFRQSLVPEHTELAWILGCLTNVPRLLRLPQWKMKCASQNNDGNVGLLTYPVLQAADILLYKSTHVPVGEDQVLHLELAQDIAQHFNKKYGEFFPVPKAILSPTKKIKSLRDPTVKMSKSDPQKLATINIADSPEEIVLKFRKAVTDFTSEVTYDPSSRPGVSNLVSIHSAVTGLSIEEVLHQAAGLDTAHYKMVVAESVIQKFTPIRNEIKKLQEDKTYLIKILEAGAEKAKELATPIYQEVRRLVGFQ